In one window of Streptomyces sp. FXJ1.172 DNA:
- the ccrA gene encoding crotonyl-CoA carboxylase/reductase, producing the protein MEEIISAVLSEDAVDRDFAALPVPDHYRGAVVRKDEAGMFEGLATADKDPRKSLHIQEVPTPLPAPGEALIAVMASAINYNTVWSAIFEPLPTFTFLERYARSGPDRARHDRPYHILGSDLSGVVLRTGPGVRRWKPGDRVVAHCLSVELESPDGHDDTMLDPEQRIWGFETNYGGLAELALVKANQLMPMPDHLTWEEAACSGLVNSTAYRQLVSRNGAGMKQGDVVLIWGAGGGLGSYATQLALNGGAIPVCVVSDPHKAELVRSMGAELVIDRAAEGYRFWKDANTPDPREWRRFGSRIRELTGGEDADIVVEHPGRETFGASVYVARRGGTVVTCASTAGYQHQYDNRYLWMSLKRIVGSHFANYREAWEANRLIARGMVHPTLSTVFPLMATGEAAREVHANRHSGKVGVLCLAPAEGLGVRDQETRRRHLPALNRFRATPL; encoded by the coding sequence GTGGAAGAGATCATCAGTGCCGTACTGTCCGAGGACGCGGTGGACCGGGACTTCGCCGCCCTGCCGGTGCCTGACCACTATCGCGGGGCGGTGGTCCGCAAGGACGAGGCGGGCATGTTCGAGGGGCTCGCGACCGCGGACAAGGACCCGCGCAAGTCCCTGCACATCCAGGAGGTGCCGACTCCGCTGCCCGCGCCCGGCGAGGCGCTCATCGCCGTCATGGCGAGTGCGATCAACTACAACACCGTGTGGAGCGCGATCTTCGAGCCCCTGCCCACCTTCACCTTCCTGGAGCGCTACGCGCGCTCGGGCCCGGACAGGGCCCGCCACGACCGGCCGTACCACATACTGGGTTCGGACCTGTCCGGGGTGGTGCTGCGCACCGGTCCCGGGGTGCGGCGCTGGAAGCCGGGCGACCGGGTGGTGGCCCACTGTCTGTCGGTCGAGCTGGAGTCCCCCGACGGGCACGACGACACGATGCTCGACCCCGAGCAGCGGATCTGGGGCTTCGAGACCAACTACGGCGGCCTGGCCGAGCTGGCGCTCGTCAAGGCCAACCAGCTGATGCCGATGCCGGACCACCTCACCTGGGAGGAGGCCGCCTGCTCCGGCCTGGTCAACTCCACGGCGTACCGGCAGCTCGTCTCGCGCAACGGCGCCGGGATGAAGCAGGGCGACGTGGTGCTGATCTGGGGCGCCGGCGGCGGCCTCGGCTCGTACGCGACCCAACTCGCCCTCAACGGCGGGGCGATACCGGTGTGTGTGGTGTCCGACCCGCACAAGGCCGAGCTGGTCCGGTCGATGGGTGCCGAACTCGTCATCGACCGCGCGGCCGAGGGCTACCGCTTCTGGAAGGACGCGAACACCCCGGATCCCCGGGAGTGGCGGCGCTTCGGCTCCCGGATCCGGGAGCTGACCGGCGGGGAGGATGCGGACATCGTCGTGGAGCACCCGGGCCGGGAGACCTTCGGTGCCAGCGTCTATGTCGCGCGCCGCGGTGGCACGGTGGTGACCTGCGCGTCCACGGCCGGCTACCAGCACCAGTACGACAACCGGTACCTGTGGATGTCGTTGAAACGCATCGTGGGCAGTCACTTCGCCAACTACCGCGAGGCGTGGGAGGCCAACCGGCTGATAGCGCGCGGCATGGTGCACCCCACGCTGTCCACCGTCTTCCCGCTCATGGCGACGGGCGAGGCCGCGCGCGAGGTGCACGCCAACCGGCACAGCGGGAAGGTCGGCGTCCTGTGCCTGGCGCCCGCCGAGGGACTGGGCGTACGCGACCAGGAGACACGGCGGCGCCACCTTCCGGCCCTCAACCGGTTTCGCGCAACGCCGCTGTGA